The Anaerolineales bacterium genome has a segment encoding these proteins:
- a CDS encoding glycosyltransferase, which yields KLDEVEREKSQIQEALQQVEAERHQLELDRSELRDHLRDAEGDLNTLQKRMRELEHEHDTAVVKERQLRDSYRQERSEWDKIKASMGWRILHVVWRVVWRMRARSQRLFNVFTAFFRYFRVSIAAMAKGILRLLPIWLRGHFLTARMHQHEYIDRSQVVLYTDDESLFPGYQPRHPLRQGKSHQVDFSLIVTVFNEADSVESWIKTLESQSRLPDEVVIVDGGSVDGTAEFLQRYANTSPFDFQLFVEDGANIARGRNIGIERAKHDVIVVADFGSTLYTPRHRSWQAGLNLSRRRVSGTGLNTNWCLGCEMSSLNPSFHLHVRWRSVETPGALSVDIRNG from the coding sequence GAAGTTGGATGAGGTTGAAAGGGAGAAAAGTCAAATCCAGGAGGCTCTCCAACAGGTTGAAGCTGAACGTCATCAGCTTGAGCTGGACCGCAGCGAGTTGCGCGATCATTTACGAGATGCCGAAGGGGACCTTAATACCCTGCAAAAACGAATGCGGGAACTCGAACATGAACACGATACCGCAGTAGTTAAGGAGCGACAGCTTCGAGATTCGTACCGCCAGGAGAGGAGTGAATGGGATAAGATAAAAGCCTCGATGGGGTGGAGGATTTTACACGTCGTGTGGCGCGTCGTATGGCGCATGCGCGCACGGTCTCAGCGTTTATTCAACGTATTCACAGCCTTCTTTCGATATTTTCGCGTTTCGATAGCCGCGATGGCCAAAGGTATATTACGGTTATTGCCAATTTGGCTGCGAGGTCATTTTCTCACTGCCCGTATGCACCAGCACGAATACATCGACCGCAGCCAGGTGGTTCTCTACACAGATGATGAAAGCCTATTCCCTGGCTATCAGCCTCGTCATCCCTTGCGCCAGGGAAAATCCCACCAGGTAGATTTTTCATTGATCGTAACGGTTTTTAACGAGGCCGACTCTGTGGAATCGTGGATCAAGACCCTGGAGTCACAATCTCGCCTGCCGGATGAAGTCGTTATCGTTGACGGGGGTTCGGTAGATGGAACTGCTGAATTCCTGCAACGTTATGCCAACACGAGCCCGTTTGATTTTCAATTATTCGTAGAAGATGGTGCCAATATCGCTCGAGGCCGAAATATCGGCATCGAGAGGGCCAAGCACGATGTCATCGTCGTTGCTGATTTCGGAAGTACCCTTTACACCCCGAGACACAGGTCGTGGCAGGCTGGTTTGAACCTGTCACGTCGACGCGTTTCGGGAACTGGTTTAAACACGAACTGGTGCCTCGGCTGCGAGATGTCGAGCCTCAACCCTTCCTTCCATCTGCACGTTCGATGGCGTTCCGTCGAGACGCCTGGCGCTTTGTCGGTGGATATCCGGAATGGCTGA